The following are encoded in a window of Gramella sp. MT6 genomic DNA:
- a CDS encoding AAA family ATPase, which produces MAAAEKIKALLQSYGDEDDNRFYTTAMQIAAAEARQGHTKLAEELKHLIEKIKTKRKVDSVSKTRILPVNEAQRELKDLLEVFRPHIKTKDMVLTKEVSEAIKRILSEQRKFDQLLQHNLQPRRKLMLVGPPGCGKTMTAKALAGDLEIPLFIIRLDGLISRYMGESIAKLKLIFDSMYQHRAVYLFDEFDSIGSNRSYGNDVGEIKRVLNSFLMNIEKDESNSLLIAATNIPEALDKALFRRFDDIIQYPLPSDKEIAELIKVQLKGYSLTKGKTINALAKEAVGLSFADISNACKDAIKEMIVNNSDKVSSATLHKFIQNKKTQF; this is translated from the coding sequence TTGGCAGCAGCAGAAAAAATAAAGGCATTATTACAGAGCTATGGTGACGAAGACGATAACCGTTTTTACACCACTGCAATGCAGATTGCGGCTGCTGAAGCCAGACAAGGGCACACCAAACTTGCTGAGGAACTGAAACATTTGATTGAGAAAATCAAGACCAAAAGAAAGGTAGATTCAGTTTCAAAAACAAGAATTCTTCCTGTTAATGAAGCCCAAAGAGAATTAAAAGATTTACTTGAAGTTTTTCGGCCTCATATCAAAACCAAAGATATGGTTTTGACTAAAGAGGTATCTGAGGCTATTAAGCGTATTTTATCTGAACAAAGAAAATTCGACCAACTCTTACAGCATAATTTACAACCAAGACGTAAACTAATGCTAGTTGGTCCACCTGGTTGTGGAAAGACTATGACGGCCAAGGCTCTCGCAGGCGATTTGGAAATTCCATTGTTTATTATCCGATTGGATGGTTTGATTAGTCGTTATATGGGTGAATCTATTGCTAAACTCAAATTAATTTTCGATTCTATGTATCAACATAGAGCTGTGTATCTTTTTGATGAATTTGATTCCATAGGTTCTAATCGTAGTTACGGCAACGACGTTGGGGAAATTAAAAGAGTATTGAACAGCTTCTTGATGAATATTGAGAAAGATGAATCGAATAGCTTGTTGATAGCCGCAACCAATATACCGGAAGCTCTGGACAAAGCTTTATTCAGACGCTTTGATGACATTATACAATATCCTTTACCAAGCGATAAAGAAATTGCAGAACTTATTAAAGTTCAGCTTAAAGGGTATTCACTCACTAAAGGCAAGACCATAAATGCTTTGGCAAAGGAAGCAGTTGGATTGAGCTTTGCAGATATTTCCAATGCCTGTAAAGATGCTATTAAGGAAATGATTGTGAACAATTCCGATAAAGTTTCATCAGCCACACTTCATAAATTTATTCAAAACAAAAAGACCCAGTTTTAA
- a CDS encoding S8 family peptidase, whose protein sequence is MPRNLEHIILSGYVSTESYTSPGTGRNQVNPIDRNRGAHGNSLRAQLGMAVRSFRDDSNTDFVYLEFISEKNCLLAFDSFEDGRAGDHRFVSSKLEKVVIDGHEYEQYRACVFLNTKGISKFLNKIEVYLNPDKDTPKGNPKNAPLLNNISNIQQATLVSFWQEDEIEFPHLDEEIWWEVWLHREDTQNDAREDDDVMNMLTDNVIVVAERRLLFPEHIVRLVRCTARELSTTILYTDKLAELRKPKEAADFFTGLNSDDANDWIEDLKNRTINRTTDNSVIICIMDTGVNRGHPLLQDFLPDGNMDSVNPEWGNADTDSLGHGTPMAGTALYGDLTDLLQDTSNIEIFHRLESIKLIHPNNPHQPELYGAVTEEAVARAIILNSENKRILTMAVTATDGRDKGKPSSWSSSVDKIAFGESGTSNGKSLFCISSGNTSIFNPNEYPQRNFEESIHDPAQAFNVLTIGSFTQKTVIDQVQFIGATPLVPTGGMSPSNSTSLMWENSWALKPELVMEGGNYGIHNDGLIDPDSLRVLSVGKNFRTEPLHSFGDTSGATALASRYAAMLTSQYPTLWPETIKGLLVHSADWTNEMLSNRKIQELNNAEQRDLLRTFGYGVPDFQKAVRSANNSLTLIAQETLSPYILDKGTVKTNEMHLHDLPWPSEVLTGLFDSEVTLTATLCYFIEPNPGNKQYSKSYYYQSYGLRFKMIDSGESVGHFRERVNREARLEDQGGSYSGESWIIGNKVRDKGSIHKDIWKGTAADLATRNVIAIFPVNGWWRTRKKLMRYNNQVRYSLILSIESPDDTVDLYNPILNQIDILI, encoded by the coding sequence ATGCCTAGAAACTTAGAACACATAATTCTTTCTGGGTATGTATCTACCGAGTCTTACACAAGCCCAGGTACTGGACGAAACCAAGTGAATCCTATTGATAGAAATAGAGGTGCTCACGGTAATTCTCTACGTGCTCAACTTGGTATGGCAGTAAGGTCCTTCAGAGATGATTCCAATACTGATTTTGTATATCTAGAATTCATTTCCGAAAAAAATTGTTTGTTGGCATTTGATAGTTTTGAGGATGGAAGAGCCGGCGACCATCGCTTTGTTTCATCAAAATTGGAAAAAGTTGTAATAGATGGTCATGAATATGAGCAATATCGAGCTTGTGTATTTTTAAACACAAAAGGAATATCGAAATTTCTAAATAAAATTGAAGTATATCTTAATCCTGATAAAGATACCCCAAAGGGGAATCCTAAAAATGCTCCTCTACTCAACAACATCAGCAACATTCAGCAAGCCACATTGGTCAGTTTTTGGCAAGAAGATGAAATTGAATTTCCCCACCTGGATGAAGAAATCTGGTGGGAAGTCTGGTTACATCGTGAAGATACTCAGAACGATGCCCGTGAAGATGACGATGTAATGAATATGCTTACAGATAATGTCATCGTTGTAGCTGAACGAAGGTTACTGTTCCCAGAACACATTGTGCGTTTGGTAAGATGCACAGCTAGGGAATTATCGACTACTATTTTATACACTGATAAATTAGCAGAGTTAAGGAAGCCTAAAGAAGCTGCCGATTTTTTTACAGGTCTTAACAGTGATGATGCTAATGACTGGATAGAAGACCTAAAAAACCGGACAATCAATAGAACTACAGATAATTCCGTAATTATCTGCATTATGGACACTGGGGTTAACCGAGGACACCCTCTTTTGCAAGACTTTTTACCAGATGGAAATATGGACTCGGTAAATCCTGAATGGGGAAATGCCGACACCGATAGTCTCGGACACGGAACACCAATGGCCGGAACAGCATTATATGGTGACCTAACAGATTTACTACAAGACACCTCAAACATTGAAATTTTCCATCGTCTTGAATCCATAAAACTAATTCATCCGAACAATCCTCATCAACCAGAATTATATGGTGCGGTAACTGAAGAAGCAGTTGCCAGAGCGATTATCTTAAATTCAGAAAATAAACGGATTCTTACTATGGCCGTTACTGCTACGGATGGGCGAGACAAGGGAAAACCTTCTTCTTGGTCAAGTTCAGTAGATAAAATAGCATTTGGAGAATCGGGAACATCAAATGGTAAATCTCTATTCTGTATTTCCAGTGGCAATACTTCTATATTCAACCCTAACGAATATCCCCAAAGAAATTTTGAAGAATCCATTCACGACCCAGCCCAAGCCTTTAATGTTTTGACAATTGGCTCATTTACCCAAAAGACCGTTATTGACCAAGTCCAATTTATAGGGGCAACCCCACTTGTTCCAACTGGCGGAATGTCGCCAAGCAATAGCACTTCCCTGATGTGGGAAAACAGTTGGGCTTTAAAACCTGAATTGGTTATGGAAGGTGGTAATTATGGGATTCATAATGATGGACTCATAGATCCAGATTCATTAAGAGTGCTTTCGGTTGGAAAAAACTTTAGAACTGAACCATTGCATAGCTTTGGCGATACAAGCGGTGCCACTGCACTAGCATCTAGATATGCTGCAATGTTAACCTCGCAATATCCGACACTATGGCCTGAAACTATTAAAGGGCTTCTAGTACATTCGGCAGACTGGACAAATGAAATGCTTAGCAATAGAAAAATCCAAGAGTTAAATAACGCAGAGCAACGAGATTTACTACGAACTTTTGGCTATGGCGTACCTGATTTTCAGAAGGCGGTTCGAAGCGCCAACAACTCACTTACGCTAATTGCTCAGGAAACTTTAAGCCCGTACATTCTTGATAAGGGAACAGTCAAAACTAATGAAATGCACTTGCATGATTTGCCTTGGCCCTCAGAAGTATTGACTGGTCTTTTTGATAGTGAAGTAACTCTTACCGCCACGCTATGTTATTTTATAGAACCTAATCCCGGAAACAAACAATATAGCAAATCATACTACTATCAATCCTACGGTTTGAGGTTTAAAATGATTGATTCCGGTGAATCTGTTGGGCATTTTCGTGAAAGAGTAAACAGAGAAGCGAGATTGGAAGACCAAGGTGGCTCGTATTCTGGTGAAAGTTGGATTATCGGCAATAAAGTTCGAGACAAAGGTTCAATCCATAAAGACATTTGGAAAGGAACTGCTGCCGACCTAGCCACAAGAAACGTGATTGCTATTTTTCCGGTTAATGGATGGTGGCGAACACGAAAAAAACTAATGAGGTACAACAATCAAGTTCGCTACAGCTTAATTTTATCGATAGAGTCCCCGGATGACACAGTTGACCTTTACAATCCTATTCTCAATCAAATAGACATTCTGATATAG
- a CDS encoding N-acetylmuramoyl-L-alanine amidase — MVIDPGHDGKDSVAIGINGIQEKDAVLKIAKKILELNEKKDAPLDIYLTRYSDTLISLSDRTNLARALNADLFISLHCNHSDNPNARGIEVYVANAISKYSDESIWLAFLIQVELNNNLGFESRGVKFSNFQVKRETVDYCPSVLLELGFFNIGDENNFPKRQKLLRRWL, encoded by the coding sequence ATTGTCATTGATCCGGGACACGACGGGAAAGATTCAGTTGCTATTGGAATAAACGGTATTCAGGAAAAGGACGCGGTGTTGAAAATTGCAAAGAAAATTTTGGAGTTAAATGAGAAGAAGGATGCGCCTTTAGATATTTATTTAACTCGATATAGCGATACACTCATTTCTCTATCTGATAGAACTAACCTGGCCAGAGCACTAAACGCTGATCTATTTATTTCGCTGCATTGTAATCATTCGGACAATCCAAATGCCAGAGGTATAGAAGTTTATGTAGCTAATGCTATATCTAAGTATTCAGATGAATCTATCTGGCTTGCGTTTCTAATACAAGTTGAATTAAATAATAATTTGGGTTTTGAGAGTAGGGGAGTGAAGTTTTCGAATTTTCAGGTAAAACGGGAAACGGTAGATTATTGTCCTTCTGTGCTGTTAGAATTGGGGTTTTTTAATATTGGGGATGAGAATAATTTTCCCAAAAGGCAGAAGCTATTACGGCGATGGCTTTAG
- a CDS encoding TraG family conjugative transposon ATPase, with amino-acid sequence MKKINLSAHNPIVDIRDNIIFANNGNVVLCYEVTLPEIYSLSEKDFEDIHGAWFQALKSLPVGTVVHKQDIYLKTAYSCEKLPRESFLEKATHDHFKGRGYMQHRSFLFFNLPKNKALNNSKYVNPFRNISKAIVRELDDTVQSFTAAVSDSVSFINNSRKIDLIPLEKKGIEHLTNSYFNGFNEGFDTDILLEKGEVNIGENYFDTLAINSELCFGESAQSSKTNEKFTSDDFVFHQGFIDGLGLTLNENHMINQIIYLDDKHKWRRLLDKKVEELKKSSNFGSQNKIVLGKIQDTLDRINADENSRIIRGHLNIIYWDRKSKNLDRIASKIKTEFKELDILPYYPGGEERKNYILNSYCCFSSNFSNEDLYVTDLKHALCLFINNTNYKSDSTGIIFNDREHNIPVLKDVWDENKKRIKARNFAIFAPTGEGKSFLANNILRQYFESGVRLVIIDLGGSYTKFAKLYPGQYTVLRYESGKSLGINPFYINNLNDLSPERLEDLSVFLFELFASDLKVTKAQSVSIKKILRHYYVNTPENHSLDSFYHFIESNQKELLSKLKIHPDYFNITNFLHIMSEYVGDGLYSFLFEVNEDQTYKIEDKRLIVFELDEVKDNKEILSVMLKLIKSAIQRTIWKNRSEKGIILFDEFAKQLKFENVLESVEFYYQAIRKQNGAIGIILQSINQLPNNSTSASILENTQVIYSLHNEKGYEELVRRLSLSKHDLNQLRSIKNNLTGSRKYTEIFIKIGKQSNVFRLEVPMEVYAAYLTDGSENDKIMALYDQHNSMEKAITEFINPKNKKS; translated from the coding sequence ATGAAAAAGATTAACCTATCAGCCCATAATCCTATTGTAGATATTCGAGACAATATCATTTTTGCCAATAATGGTAATGTGGTTTTGTGTTATGAAGTGACCTTACCAGAGATATATTCCCTATCTGAAAAAGATTTTGAAGATATACATGGAGCATGGTTTCAGGCACTGAAATCGCTACCGGTAGGAACTGTTGTCCATAAGCAGGATATTTATTTAAAGACAGCCTATTCGTGTGAGAAACTACCACGCGAATCCTTTTTAGAAAAAGCCACCCATGATCATTTCAAAGGAAGAGGATATATGCAGCATCGCAGTTTTCTCTTTTTTAACCTGCCCAAAAATAAAGCTCTTAATAACTCCAAATATGTCAATCCGTTTCGAAATATCTCCAAAGCAATTGTTAGGGAATTAGATGATACTGTACAAAGCTTTACAGCTGCAGTGAGCGATTCGGTTTCATTTATCAATAACAGTCGTAAAATAGATCTCATCCCACTGGAAAAAAAAGGTATAGAACACCTGACTAACAGCTATTTCAATGGTTTCAATGAAGGTTTTGATACCGATATTCTATTAGAAAAAGGGGAAGTAAATATTGGTGAAAATTATTTTGACACCCTGGCCATCAACAGTGAACTATGTTTTGGCGAAAGTGCTCAAAGTAGCAAGACCAATGAAAAATTCACTTCGGATGATTTTGTATTCCATCAGGGATTTATCGATGGTTTAGGGCTCACCCTGAATGAGAATCATATGATAAACCAGATCATATATCTGGACGATAAACATAAATGGCGCAGGCTTCTGGATAAAAAAGTTGAGGAATTAAAAAAGAGTTCCAATTTCGGATCTCAAAACAAAATAGTACTGGGAAAAATACAGGATACTCTGGATCGGATCAATGCGGATGAAAATTCCCGAATCATACGCGGTCATCTAAACATCATCTATTGGGATCGGAAATCCAAAAATCTGGATAGGATTGCTTCCAAAATAAAGACCGAATTCAAAGAGCTGGACATTCTGCCCTACTACCCCGGAGGTGAAGAACGTAAAAATTATATACTAAACAGTTATTGCTGTTTTTCGTCTAATTTTTCCAATGAAGATCTCTATGTAACCGATCTAAAACATGCCCTGTGCCTGTTTATTAATAATACGAATTATAAGTCGGATTCGACTGGCATCATCTTCAATGATCGGGAACATAATATCCCTGTGCTTAAAGATGTCTGGGACGAGAATAAGAAACGGATCAAAGCTCGGAATTTTGCCATTTTTGCTCCCACTGGTGAAGGCAAGTCTTTTTTGGCTAACAACATCCTGAGACAATATTTTGAAAGTGGGGTACGCCTGGTCATTATTGACCTGGGAGGATCATACACCAAATTCGCTAAACTATATCCCGGACAATATACTGTCCTCCGCTATGAGAGTGGAAAGAGTTTAGGCATCAATCCTTTCTATATCAATAATTTAAATGACCTAAGCCCGGAACGTCTGGAAGATTTGTCGGTGTTCCTATTCGAATTATTTGCCTCAGACCTGAAAGTAACCAAGGCTCAGTCGGTTTCCATCAAAAAGATATTACGCCACTATTATGTAAACACACCTGAGAATCATTCTCTAGATAGCTTTTACCACTTCATCGAAAGCAACCAAAAAGAGTTGTTGAGCAAACTCAAAATCCATCCCGACTACTTCAACATTACGAATTTCTTACATATCATGTCGGAGTATGTTGGCGATGGTCTATATAGTTTTCTATTTGAAGTCAACGAAGATCAGACCTATAAAATCGAGGATAAACGTCTGATCGTTTTTGAACTGGATGAAGTAAAGGATAACAAGGAAATCCTTTCGGTGATGTTGAAGCTGATCAAGTCGGCTATACAAAGAACCATATGGAAGAATCGTTCGGAAAAAGGAATTATCCTTTTTGATGAATTTGCCAAACAGCTAAAATTTGAAAACGTACTAGAGAGCGTAGAATTTTACTATCAGGCTATTCGTAAACAGAACGGTGCTATCGGAATCATTTTACAATCGATCAACCAGCTTCCCAATAATTCCACTTCAGCGAGTATTCTGGAGAACACACAGGTGATTTACAGCCTCCATAACGAAAAAGGATATGAAGAGCTGGTAAGACGCTTAAGTCTTTCTAAACATGATCTTAACCAGTTAAGATCTATAAAGAACAACCTTACCGGATCCAGAAAATACACAGAGATCTTTATAAAGATTGGAAAACAAAGCAATGTGTTCCGTCTCGAAGTACCCATGGAAGTTTATGCGGCATATCTGACTGACGGGTCAGAAAATGATAAAATAATGGCGCTTTATGACCAACATAACTCCATGGAAAAAGCAATTACAGAATTTATTAATCCTAAAAACAAGAAATCATGA